TCAGCCCGAGGCCCGCAAGACAGCACGCGAGATACGCCTGCGAGCTGTTGACCGACACGACGCTGCGCATCTTGACCGCGTGCAGCTGGCCCGAATCCATATCCGCATATTCCCAGTCCAGCTCGCGGCCCGTGCGGCTCGAGAAATAGCCGACCGCGACGTGGTCCGGCAGCTCGTCCGGCGAGCGGGGCGTGCCGTGCCGTTCGAGATACGCGGGCGCCGCGCAGTTGATCTGCGCCAGTTCGCCGATGCGCCGCGCGACCAGCGACGTATCGGACATCGCGCCGACCCGCACCGCGCAGTCGATGCCGTCGGCGACGAGGTCGACGAAGCGGTCGGTCGTGCCGATCACGACGCGCAGGTCGGGGTAGCGCGCGTGGAAACCCGGTAGCGCCGGAATCACCTGGTTCAGCGCGAAGCGCTCGGGCAGGTCGACGCGGATCGCGCCGCGCGGCGTCGTGCCGGCGTCCTCGAACAGCGTTTCCGCATCGTCCAGATCGGCCAGCAACCGCATGCACCGCTCGTAATAGGTCGCGCCTTCGGCCGTCAGCGCGACGCGCCGCGTCGTGCGCTGCAGCAGGCGGACCTTCAGGTGCTTTTCCAGATACTGGACGGCGTTGCTGACCGTCGGGCGCGGCAGTTGCAGTTGCTCGGCCGCTTTCGTGAAGCTGCCGAGATGGGCGACGCGCGCGAAGATGCGCATTGCTTGCAGATGATCCATGCGGGGCGGGTGCGTGGGTGGGGGGAGCAGGCTCCATTGTTAATCAGCGTCGAATGGTTTGGTTGAGTGTTTCGCGTTTATCGCGTGTCGCGATGCGTCCAGAATCCGGCCTGTTCATTCATCACTCAAGGAAACGGACATGGAAACGCGTGAACTGGGCCGGACGGGCCCGCGGGTGTCGGCCATCGCGCTCGGCTGCATGGGGATGTCGGACTTCTACGGGCCGGCCGACCGCGACGAAAGCATCGCGACGCTGCACACGGCACTCGACCACGGCATCACGATGCTCGACACCGGCGATTTCTACGGGATGGGCGACAACGAGATGCTGATCCGCGATGCGCTGCGCGGCCGGGCGCGCGACCAGGTGCTGATCAGCGTGAAATTCGGTGCGCTGCGCGATCCGTCCGGCGGGTTTGCCGGCTACGACGCGCGGCCGGTGGCGATCCGCAACTTCGTCGCGTACTCGCTGAAACGGCTCGGCACCGACTACATCGACATCTACCGGCCGGCGCGCGTCGATCCGGCGGTGCCGATCGAGGAGACGATCGGTGCGATCGCCGATCTCGTGAAGGCCGGGTACGTACGCCACATCGGCCTGTCGGAGGCCGGCGTCGACACGATCCGCCGCGCGGCGGCCGTCGCGCCGATTTCCGACCTGCAGATCGAATATTCGCTGCTGTCGCGCGGCATCGAGGCCGGGATCCTGCCTGCGTGCCGCGAACTCGGGATTGGCGTGACGGCCTACGGCGTGCTGTCGCGCGGGCTGCTGGGCGGACGCTGGAGCGCGGCGCGGGAAGGTGAGCGCGATTTTCGCGGGGCGAGCCCGCGTTTCCAGGGCGAGAACCTCGCGCACAACCTCGCGCTCGTCGACGCGCTGCGTGCCATCGCCGACGAGAAGGGCAGCAATCCGGCGCAGGTCGCGATCGCGTGGGCGTTGTCGCGCGGCGGCGATATCGTGCCGCTGATCGGCGCGCGCAAGCGCACGCAGCTTCAGGACGCGCTGCAAGCGGCGGAGATGCAACTAACGGTCAATGACATCGCTCGCATCGAAGCGGCGGTTCCCGCCGGGGCGGCTGCCGGTGAGCGTTATCCGGCCGCACAGATGGCGCACCTCGATAGCGAGCAGGGACAGGGGGTATCTCACGGGGACTGATCGGGTTGGATCGGTTTTTGTGTCGGAGCAGGCCCTGTATTCGGCTCGAATCCGGGGCCCGGGGCGGGGTTCGGTAACCCGGATGGCAGTGCGTGGCCGGCGCCGCCCGGGTTGACACCGGCGGCGCGTGTTTCGCCGGCTCAGACGCGACGGCACATCGGCACATTGGCACACCCGGCGCATCGGCACATCGGCACATTGGCACATTGGCACACCCGGCACACCCGGCACACCCGGCACACCGGGCACACCGGGCACACCGGGCACACCGGGCACACCGGGCACACCGGGCACACCGGGCACACCGGGCACACCGGGCACACCGGGCACACCGGGCACACCGGGCACACCGGGCACACCGACACCCCGACACAATCACGCCGCCGCCCCGTCCGGCAAGCCCTAGCCAGCCTCAGGCAAAGCCAGATGGCGGGCGGCGCGATCGAGGTTCACCATCGGCGCCGTACTCAACCGGACGGAACGCCTTTCATGCACATTCATACGCTGACGATCATCGCGGTGGTTTTCCTGCTGGCCGGCACGGTCAAGGGGATGATCGGGCTCGGGCTGCCGACGATCGCGATGGGGCTGCTGACGCTCGCGATGCCGCCGTCGGCCGCCGCGAGCCTGCTGCTCGTGCCGTCGTTCATCACCAACGTGTGGCAGTTGTGGCTCGGTCCGTCGTTCGGGCCGTTGCTGCGCCGGCTGTGGCCGCTGCTCGCCGGCCTGACGATCGGCACGCTGACGGGCGGGCTGCCCGCGCTCGCGGCCGGCAGCACCTGGACGCATGCGGCGCTCGGCGTGGTGCTGATCCTCTACGGGCTGTGGGGGCTGGCCGCCGCACGTCTGCCCGCACCGGGTCGCCATGAAAAATGGCTGTCGGCCGTGGTCGGCTACCTGACGGGTGTCGTGACGGCCGCGACCGGCGTGTTCGTCGTGCCGGCCGTCCCGTACCTGCAGGCGCTGCGGCTGTCGAAGGATGACCTGATCCAGGCGCTCGGGCTGTCGTTCACCGCATCGACGATCGTGCTCGGCCTGCAGTTGCGCGTGACGGGCGCGCTGGAGACGGTCGATCTCGGCGTGTCGGCGCTCGCGCTCGTGCCGGCGCTGGCAGGCATGGCCGGCGGCCAATATGCGCGGCGCGTGATGAGCGAGAAGGCCTTCAAGCGCTGCTTCTTCGTCGGGCTGATCGCGCTCGGCGCGTATATGGCGGTTTCGGGTTGGCTGTAAGCGGGCCTCGCCGACGAGTTCGATGCCCGCTGTCCGTGATGCTCCCGACGCCGGTTTCGACAACAACCGGCCTCGGGAGCGTTCACTAGGCGAGGGTCACACCGCTCAGGCCGGGTCGGCGTACTTCAGCGTCCACCCGAACGTGCGGGTCGCGCCCGTGCCGAGTGCAAACGGCTTCGTCGTACACGCGAAGTTCGAATGCAGCTGGCCGATTGGCGTCGTCGACAGCGGATTCGTCGTGCCGTTCGCCGTGTCGAAAGCCGACAGCGCGCAGGTGTCGAACCCGGACGCCGCGTAGCCGGTTGCGGCACTGTTCGCGTACGTGACCGACACGCCGTCGCCGTTCGCCTGCGTCGACGCGTAATCCGCGAACGACGTGAAGTCCGTTTCGACCGACAGGTTGCCGGTGAGCGTGCCCGTGCTCAGCGTGTCGCTGCGCGCGACCGAGCCGTGCGCGAACGTCAGCACCGTATGCACCTGCAGGTCGAGATCGGTCGTGTACGCCGCGTTCTTCGACGCGAGCCGGAACTTCGCGGTATCGAACGACACGATCACCTGCCCGTTGCTTTGCTGGACGTTCAGGTTCTTGTAGTACGTGACGGGAATGTAGGTTTTCCCGTTGTACG
This window of the Burkholderia lata genome carries:
- a CDS encoding LysR family transcriptional regulator, with the protein product MDHLQAMRIFARVAHLGSFTKAAEQLQLPRPTVSNAVQYLEKHLKVRLLQRTTRRVALTAEGATYYERCMRLLADLDDAETLFEDAGTTPRGAIRVDLPERFALNQVIPALPGFHARYPDLRVVIGTTDRFVDLVADGIDCAVRVGAMSDTSLVARRIGELAQINCAAPAYLERHGTPRSPDELPDHVAVGYFSSRTGRELDWEYADMDSGQLHAVKMRSVVSVNSSQAYLACCLAGLGLIQAPREGLGPLLADGSLVEVLPEWNAEPLPVSVVFPTGRHLAPRVRIFVDWLAETLGATPRAD
- a CDS encoding aldo/keto reductase, translated to METRELGRTGPRVSAIALGCMGMSDFYGPADRDESIATLHTALDHGITMLDTGDFYGMGDNEMLIRDALRGRARDQVLISVKFGALRDPSGGFAGYDARPVAIRNFVAYSLKRLGTDYIDIYRPARVDPAVPIEETIGAIADLVKAGYVRHIGLSEAGVDTIRRAAAVAPISDLQIEYSLLSRGIEAGILPACRELGIGVTAYGVLSRGLLGGRWSAAREGERDFRGASPRFQGENLAHNLALVDALRAIADEKGSNPAQVAIAWALSRGGDIVPLIGARKRTQLQDALQAAEMQLTVNDIARIEAAVPAGAAAGERYPAAQMAHLDSEQGQGVSHGD
- a CDS encoding sulfite exporter TauE/SafE family protein, which gives rise to MHIHTLTIIAVVFLLAGTVKGMIGLGLPTIAMGLLTLAMPPSAAASLLLVPSFITNVWQLWLGPSFGPLLRRLWPLLAGLTIGTLTGGLPALAAGSTWTHAALGVVLILYGLWGLAAARLPAPGRHEKWLSAVVGYLTGVVTAATGVFVVPAVPYLQALRLSKDDLIQALGLSFTASTIVLGLQLRVTGALETVDLGVSALALVPALAGMAGGQYARRVMSEKAFKRCFFVGLIALGAYMAVSGWL